The Chitinophaga pinensis DSM 2588 region GTGAAACTGAAACAACTGAATATTACAGATCAGGCAGCGATGCGTCTGGCCATTGAGAAAGAGCGTCGGCTGGAACTTGCTTTCGAAGGTACCCGCTGGCAGGACCTCGTACGTACAGATCGTGCGATTCCTGTAATGCAGGCGGTGACAGATGGCAAGGGTGTGAGTCTGGGTTATCACCTGACGGAGAAGAGTCTCTTATGGCCTGTTCCGCAGAGTGAGATGGACCAGAACGCCAATCTGATACAGAATCCTGGCTATTAAATTGTGGATATAAGATAGCGTTAACGAACAAAAATAAGGTCTCGTCTCAACTGGGACGGGGCCTTCTTTTTACCCGAAAAATCAGCTTCACAAGAAAAATATCGACGTATGAACAAGAAATTATGGGTGTACGCTTGTTGTATAGGTGCCTTTCTGGCGGCCTGTGACAATGGGCAGCAGCAAAGTGGTGGTGGCGGACAGCATGATTCTGTAGCCGTTTATCTGACAACTCCCGATCAGCAGCAGTTGTTTGTTAAACAGTCTGCAATAGGTAAAACGAAAGATACTTCCGCTATCAATATTGTGATGGATACCACGCGTCAGTTCCAGGAGATAGAAGGCTTCGGCGCTTCAGTTACGGGTTCTTCCGCTTATGTGATGCAAAATTATATGTCTGCCGATAAAAGGCAGGCTTTGCTGGAGGAGTTATTCGGTGCAGAAAATGGTCTTGGCATTAACTATATCCGGATGTCTATCGGTGCGTCTGATTTTTCTACGGATCCGTATAGTTATGATGATATGCCGGCCGGGCAGCGGGATGATTCTTTGACTCATTTTTCCATTGCGCATGATGAGAAGGATGTTGCGCCGGTGTTAAAGCAGATCAGCGGTATCAATCCCAATATTCATATCATGGGGAGTCCGTGGAGTCCGCCGGGATGGATGAAGACCAGTGGTAAACTGGAAGGTGGTTCTTTGCGTCCGGATGCGTATGCTGTTTATGCGCGTTACTTCGTGAAATATATTCAGGCTTTTGCGGCGGCAGGTGTGAAGATTACTGCGTTGACGATGCAGAATGAGCCGCAGTATGAGGCGTCTTATCCGAGTATGAAAATGACGGCGCCTGAGCAGGGGACTTTTATCAAAGATCACCTGGGACCGTTGCTGGAGAAAGAAGGCTTGCATAAGCAGGTATCTGTGATGTTGTTTGATCATAACTGGAATAGTCCGGAGTATCCGATTTCTATTCTCGATGACAGCGCGATGGCGAAGTATACTGCTGGTGCTGCTTTCCATTGTTACGAAGGAGCCGTGGGAGCGATGTCTAAAGTACATGATGCGCATCCTGAGAAAGGGTTATATTTCACGGAATGTTCTGGTGGTAGCTGGTCTCCGGAGTTTGCGGATAACCTGCAGTATATGGTGCGTCAGTTGTTTATTGGTACGATGAATAACTGGTCGAAGAATGTGTTGTTGTGGAATATGGCGTTGGACGAGCATAATGGTCCGACGACGAATAAACCGGGTACGGGTAAGGAGAATCGTGGTTGTATGACTTGTCGTGGTGTGGTGACGGTGAATTCTAAAGATGGCGGTGTGACGCGTAATGTGGAGTATTATGCGATCGCGCATTTTAGCAAATTTGTGCGTCCGGGGGCGAAGCGGGTTTATTCTTCTGCGTTGGCGGATAAAGGTGTTGAGAATGTGGCATTTTTGAATGCGGATGGTTCTCGTGTGATGGTGGTGATCAATACGACGAAAGATGAGCGGGTTTTCTCTGTACAGGAGGGGGATATTGTGAGCTATGGTTTGAAACCGGGCGCTGTGGTTACGCTGGTTTGGAAGTAATAGTTGGTTTTTGTTTATGTGGCAGCGGCTTCGGGTTTACCGGGGCCGTTGTTGTTTTTGTAGTTTGGGGTAATGGTCGCGGGGGTACGCTGCGGTTTCAGATGGTGGCGCGGACTGACGCCCGTTGAGTATTGTGGATGTGGCTATCGGATTGGGGCAGGGATGGGGGGCTTTGGTTAGGCTTTAGCTGTTTGCAGGGGACGGGCTAAGGTCCGCTTTACCATCTGAAAGCCTTCGCTTATTCCCGTGTTTCGTTTGGGTAATGGAGGGTTGAGGTATTAGGGCTTACGATGTTGTGTTGTGCATGGGGGTGTTGTGTTGGTGTGGTGGAGCTGTAAGTAGCTGAGGCTGCAGGGGTTGTCAAGTGGTCCTTTTGTGGGATTGTTGGCGGAGGCAGATATAAGTGATTGAAAACTACGTATATTTGTTGACGCTGTCTATTATCTGGGGCTGAAGTGCGTGTGGTGTTGGATGAAGAGTCCGTTTGAGGGCAAGCAGGAGTGC contains the following coding sequences:
- a CDS encoding glycoside hydrolase family 30 protein; the protein is MNKKLWVYACCIGAFLAACDNGQQQSGGGGQHDSVAVYLTTPDQQQLFVKQSAIGKTKDTSAINIVMDTTRQFQEIEGFGASVTGSSAYVMQNYMSADKRQALLEELFGAENGLGINYIRMSIGASDFSTDPYSYDDMPAGQRDDSLTHFSIAHDEKDVAPVLKQISGINPNIHIMGSPWSPPGWMKTSGKLEGGSLRPDAYAVYARYFVKYIQAFAAAGVKITALTMQNEPQYEASYPSMKMTAPEQGTFIKDHLGPLLEKEGLHKQVSVMLFDHNWNSPEYPISILDDSAMAKYTAGAAFHCYEGAVGAMSKVHDAHPEKGLYFTECSGGSWSPEFADNLQYMVRQLFIGTMNNWSKNVLLWNMALDEHNGPTTNKPGTGKENRGCMTCRGVVTVNSKDGGVTRNVEYYAIAHFSKFVRPGAKRVYSSALADKGVENVAFLNADGSRVMVVINTTKDERVFSVQEGDIVSYGLKPGAVVTLVWK